The following coding sequences are from one Diospyros lotus cultivar Yz01 chromosome 7, ASM1463336v1, whole genome shotgun sequence window:
- the LOC127805771 gene encoding uncharacterized protein LOC127805771, producing MANVATQGPVSSDPLHIGTAVKRKTPSELRGEQLKRKTVMELVDDSRPSGFGTQKNTTRIICGLKKPDGLKNPRYVDVRMDEVYPVRKNSIRFRMLSGKENAKEENSPMEHASSLKSCSVPPDSAVKSLPKISCLQDSIASSAVTRNSKLQATENCGENTFRTVTDLSSGGEKLSGLETVDMDKVLKGLVAHEPTPLSGLASDSSKRCEFTSESLCFEFYIPGQKAPLDFTLKTTMRVMSSSSVNWFHRLITSGACNGVPQFAIASQGSQKISCSAEHTSTTQMPRALSSWVYPQSSLPPSVISALTLSAAEGVQMDFLNKRQLAWEDAFRSLYYMFRKSMCNIFYVCTAQFVVMFIAGDRTKGSKCACNAYVSRSTRSLRSLLREQDIHFSMPLCHSQVETINTEDLVELSEMEKHNLGQIRRLSTISDVDNSSQSCLAFIGNENVHGLYDFLLNYRFFLTSMTGVDVPVLYSPVPFQNGALSSPEVRCKEVRRADNISFLLKESNMNDELNKVSSAGFCYSIEIRDAYLPPWVISSVCEVIGSEGMSFEVSFVTESNSSGLNVGLETICQNFSTYSTEGESLQEGSTSFGIPNTILCPRLSSSFLNGLKYCDGSYTASATPV from the exons ATGGCAAATGTTGCCACTCAGGGCCCTGTTTCTTCCGACCCACTCCATATTGGTACCGCAGTTAAGAGGAAGACTCCTTCGGAGTTGAGG GGAGAACAGTTGAAGCGAAAGACTGTAATGGAGCTTGTTGATGACTCGAGACCTTCTGGATTTGGTACTCAGAA GAACACCACTAGGATTATCTGTGGCCTTAAGAAACCGGATGGATTGAAGAACCCAAGGTACGTTGATGTTCGAATGGACGAAGTGTATCCTGTCAGAAAAAACAGCATCAGGTTTAGGATGCTTTCTGGGAAAGAAAATGCAAAG GAGGAAAACAGCCCCATGGAGCACGCAAGCAGCCTAAAGAGTTGCTCTGTTCCTCCAGATTCAGCTGTCAAAAGTCTGCCAAAGATTTCATG TCTGCAGGATTCTATTGCTTCAAGTGCAGTTACCAGAAACAGTAAATTGCAGGCTACTGAAAATTGTGGTGAGAATACGTTCCGTACTGTTACTGACCTGTCATCAGGTGGAGAAAAGCTGTCTGGCCTGGAAACTGTTGATATG GATAAGGTTCTGAAAGGACTGGTTGCTCATGAACCTACTCCCTTGTCCGGTTTAGCTTCTGATTCTTCTAAAAGATGTGAATTTACATCAGAAAGTTTgtgctttgaattttatattcctGGCCAAAAGGCTCCCCTAGATTTTACATTGAAAACAACAATGCGGGTGATGTCTTCTTCGTCTGTAAATTG GTTTCATAGGTTAATTACTAGTGGTGCTTGTAATGGTGTACCCCAGTTTGCTATTGCCTCTCAGGGTAGTCAAAAGATAAGCTGCTCAGCTGAACACACGTCTACTACTCAAATGCCAAGAGCTTTAAGTTCATGGGTGTACCCACAGTCTTCTCTACCTCCTTCTGTTATATCAGCATTGACCCTATCTGCAGCAGAAGGAG TCCAAATGGACTTTTTAAACAAACGCCAACTAGCATGGGAAGATGCATTTCGGAGTCTCTACTACATGTTCAGGAAGAGCATGTGCAACATTTTTTATG TCTGCACAGCACAGTTTGTTGTAATGTTTATTGCTGGTGATCGTACAAAAGGAAGTAAGTGTGCATGCAATGCATATGTATCTCGGTCCACAAGAAGTCTAAGGTCTTTGCTAAGGGAGCAG GATATTCATTTCTCGATGCCACTTTGCCATTCTCAAGTTGAGACAATTAATACAGAAGATCTCGTTGAGCTCTCAGAGATGGAGAAACATAATCTGGGCCAG ATTCGACGACTCAGTACCATCTCTGATGTGGATAATAGCTCGCAGTCTTGTCTTGCATTCATAGGAAATGAGAATGTACATGggttatatgattttttattaaactataG atttttcttaACATCTATGACTGGAGTTGATGTTCCTGTTTTATATTCACCAGTTCCATTTCAGAATGGTGCCCTTTCTTCTCCTGAG GTTAGATGCAAGGAAGTGAGGAGGGCTGAtaacatttcttttcttctaaagGAGTCCAACATGAATGATGAATTAAATAAAGTTTCATCTGCTGGTTTCTGCTATAGCATTGAAATCAGGGATGCTTATCTTCCGCCATGGGTAATTTCTAGTGTCTGTGAAGTCATAGGCTCTGAGGGAATGAGCTTTGAAGTGAG TTTTGTTACCGAATCCAATTCGAGTGGCTTGAATGTTGGCCTTGAAACCATTTGCCAGAACTTTTCTACTTATTCAACTGAAGGCGAAAGCTTGCAAGAAGGCAGCACCTCGTTTGGCATTCCAAACACCATTCTATGTCCACGcctgtcttcttcttttctgAATGGGTTGAAGTACTGTGATGGTTCTTATACAGCTTCTGCCACACCTGTTTGA